The DNA segment TACATAAAAAAGCATACATGTGTTTTTTCATAGAGAAACGTTTTATTGTGTTGATTTATTGAACGATATATTCTATTATAGCGTCGTAATTGGTATCTTGTTGTTGTTTTTTTGCATATATTTTAAGATTTCCTCTTTGGGGGTTTAATGAGAGAGAGAAAGTAGTTCCGTTTTTTTGGAAAGGAGTCCATTTTTTATTTGTGACTGCTTGTATATCATAGGAATCGTTTGATTGTATGACGAAGTTATATGTTTTTTCTTTACTCAGTTTTTTTATATATGGTGCGGATAGAATTTTAATGTGTTCGGGAAAATCCCATACAAAAACATATTCTTTTTTTTCATTTTTATGAATATATTCATTAAAAATTGTCGTTGCATCAAATCCTATTTTAAAAAAAGAACTTTTTACATGAGGCATGTTTTCATACTGTTTAAGAGTAATAGAGGGGTTGTGTAGTTGCCATTTATCATCTTCGGGGAGATGCTCAAATAAAAATTCTATGGGAGGTGTGTCAAAATAATAGTCATTAAAGTGAAACACAAACTGTGCATTGTTATTTATGAACCCTGCTCCCCATGTCACATCAAAGAGTTTCCAAGTTCCATCTATTTTTGCTGCGTTCCATGCGTGGTTAGAACGGGAAAATCTTTCTCTCGGCGAGTAGCCGTATCCTTTTGCATAGCCCGATATTTTTTCTGATTCTATACCTGCTTTTTGTAAGAGTGTTTGAAATAAAGTAGCGTAACCTTCGCAAACAGATTTTCTACTTCTCATAACTCCGTTTGCAGAAGGGTCTCCATAGCTTCCACTGAAATATCCTTTTGTATCGTATTTGATATGAAATGCTATCCAGCTAAAAATAACTCTTACTTTTTCTATATCCTTATCTGCAGGTTGTATGAGATACTCTGTTAACCCATCTAAAGTTCTTTCTTTTTCTTTGGGAGTATTTTTGGCGTATTCATCTAAATGCTTATATGATTTCTGAGAAAAAGAGGTATAGGATACACTCAAGAAAATACAAAACACACATACAAAAAAATATTTCATTTTTAATCTTATTGTATTACAAAAGTTTTTTTTCATTATTTTATTTTTTTTAGATTTATTGTATAGGTTGTGGTAGGTTTTATAAAAATAGTTTATATTCTTTTAGAAACTATTTTCTTTTTTTATTTGTATAAAAAAGTTTTTCGGAGTGGACTCGAATATTTATAAATGCTCTATTTCTGTGATGTAATGAAAAATACCTTGTTCTAATCGTGTTGAAAATATTCTTCTATTTTTGAATATACTATAGAAGGGTTCTAAAAATTCAAATCCTAAAAACTGTATCCCTTCAAAACCAATAGTAGAGACGTTGCATGCAACGTCTTTTTTTTGAAGAAATCAATTTTTAGAACCCCCCCTAAATTAAAAAATATTTCTTTTATATCATTATATAATAAAAAACACTATCATTTTTTTCATTTTTATCCTTATATTATTAACTCATTTTATTAAAAAATTATATTCAAAAAGTTTATTTAAACATTTGGGGTACTTCGAAAAATCACTTTTTATACACTCGTAATTTTGTAACTATTTGATTATCAATAGTTTTCAAATTCCATATTTGTGTAAAGGGGAGTTTCCATGCTGAATTCAACACTACAATTTATTTTCTGTTTTAATGGTAAGCACAAAATCTATAGTTACGTCAAAATCTTCAGCGATTTCTTCTATAGTGAGCTTTCCTCTTTTGGGAGCTTTTATGATACCTTCTATTTTTCCTTCGGCTCTTGCTCGGTTTTCATCCGCTTGCTTTTTTATTCTTGTCTCTTCTTTTATTTCCATAAAATGCATTTCTTCCGAAGAAAGATTTTCGGTGGTGATTCAAAAAGTATGATAGATTAAATAAAGCCCCAATTAATATAAAAAATTGCTAAACAAAAGGCTTTCATGTGATTAAACATTTTTTTTGAAAAACAACAAGTTTTTCTAACAGATCGTCTCATTCCATGTCTGAATCTACAATTATTTCCTTCTAT comes from the Chitinophagaceae bacterium genome and includes:
- a CDS encoding transglutaminase domain-containing protein produces the protein MKYFFVCVFCIFLSVSYTSFSQKSYKHLDEYAKNTPKEKERTLDGLTEYLIQPADKDIEKVRVIFSWIAFHIKYDTKGYFSGSYGDPSANGVMRSRKSVCEGYATLFQTLLQKAGIESEKISGYAKGYGYSPRERFSRSNHAWNAAKIDGTWKLFDVTWGAGFINNNAQFVFHFNDYYFDTPPIEFLFEHLPEDDKWQLHNPSITLKQYENMPHVKSSFFKIGFDATTIFNEYIHKNEKKEYVFVWDFPEHIKILSAPYIKKLSKEKTYNFVIQSNDSYDIQAVTNKKWTPFQKNGTTFSLSLNPQRGNLKIYAKKQQQDTNYDAIIEYIVQ